In Candidatus Cloacimonas sp., the genomic stretch AAGAACGAAATTTGATGGCTCCCCAAGGTTCTATTGCCCTCAATGGTGTAAGTTTAACTATAGCGGATATATACAGCAATTATTTCAGTGTTGCTTTAATTGGACATACTATTGAACATACAAATTTGAGCTCCCTAAAACCCGGTAATTTTGTAAATGTGGAATTCGATGTTATTGGTAAGTATATTATGAATAGCAAGGATATGTATAATGAGATTAAGTAAATTATTATATTATCTATCCTATCTATTTATACTATCGTTTATTATAAGCGGATGTGGAAATAAAAGAAATCCTACCGGAGGTCCTCAAGATATTGATAAACTTGCTGTGCTTGCTACTTCTCCTGTAGAATATGGGGATATTTCATCCGGATTACTTGAGATATCCTTCTCTAAACCGGTGGATAGAAATACTTTAGCAAATTCTATCTATATCTATCCTCCGGTCCCAAACAAAAAAATATCCCTCGATAGAGAAAACATTAAAATCCGTTTTTACGAGCCCTTAAAGCAAAATACAAATTATTTTATTACCCTAACTAAACGCCTTAAGGACTTGCGCGGCAATTCATTGGAAAGTAATCAAACTCTTATTTTCAGCTGTGGTAAACTTGCCACCAATCGTTTGGCTGGAACTATTGAATATGAAGAACCTACTGATAAAATTTTGCCCGTGGAATTATCGCTCTACTCACCCGATTCACTTTTGGTTTTAAACGGTATTCTTAAGGGCAATGTGTATGTTATTGATAACTTGAACCTGCAAAAACATATCCTGAGAACTTACATCGATAAAAATCTGAATGGACGCTATGACTTGGGCACGGAACCTTATTTTGAAGGAATATCAGCTGATTCATATCCAGCATCTTTAAATATAAGAATGGCTTATGCCGATACTACTCTACCTAAAATAAACAAAATAAAAGTTGTCAGTAACCGTGAGCTACTGATAGAATTAAGCGAAGATGTTGTTGATATTAGTAATATTAGCATAAAATCTAAAGAATCTACTTTACCTATATCATATCAATTATTTGAATTCAATAAAATTAGCTTGCTAACCGCTAAAATGGATAGCACGGATTATCAGTTAACCCTTACCGGTGTGAAGGACAGAAAAAATAACATCAGTAGTAAATTGGAAAGCAATTTTAAGGCAAAACCCGCTCCCGATACTTTGGCTCCACAAATTACTTTTACCAATCCTCGTAACGGTGCTTCTATAAATACTCTGTCTCCCATTCTGGAAATTCGCTTTGATGAAATTATCCCCAAAACCAATATCAAAGCAAAATTGTTGTGCGGGAATAAGGAAATACCGTTAAAACAATTAACCACTACTGGTTATATTCATCGTTTTCAACCAACTACAGAACTGGAGAACTATAAATCTCACATCCTGCTTATTACTACTGAAACGACCGATTTCAGTGGAAATCACTTAAAAAATAATTATGAACTTCAATTCCTGCCTATTTTAAGAAAATAAGTTTTACCTATCTATTTCTGAATGATCTGGGTTAACTCCTTGTTTATGTTTTCTATGGGATTTTGTATCGTATTATTTTGTGTGTAGTTAATTCTCAATTTGCCAATTTCATACTATCACATTGTAACTAAATTGCCTTTTCTATTTCTTTTCCTCTACTCCAAATAATTCTGGATTATCCTTGATAAATTGCTTATGCAAAGACCAAAAAGCTGAATCGTCTTCATTTCTTTTCTTCAAATGATAATATCCGATCACGGAAACTACAAGTGCACCAATAGTGTCAACAATCAAATCTTTCATCGTATCTTTTACTCCCAGACGAGTATCATAAAAACCGTAAATATCTTGCAGATTTCTTGCTTTTTGCATATCAAGCCCTAATATCGAATCAATGGCATACTCTATTATTTCCCACAAAGCACATATCATTATTCCAAAACAAAAACTAAAAAGCGCCATAAATTTCGGACTTAATTTCATATCTACCTTGTAATCTTTGTTCATAGAATAA encodes the following:
- a CDS encoding Ig-like domain-containing protein: MRLSKLLYYLSYLFILSFIISGCGNKRNPTGGPQDIDKLAVLATSPVEYGDISSGLLEISFSKPVDRNTLANSIYIYPPVPNKKISLDRENIKIRFYEPLKQNTNYFITLTKRLKDLRGNSLESNQTLIFSCGKLATNRLAGTIEYEEPTDKILPVELSLYSPDSLLVLNGILKGNVYVIDNLNLQKHILRTYIDKNLNGRYDLGTEPYFEGISADSYPASLNIRMAYADTTLPKINKIKVVSNRELLIELSEDVVDISNISIKSKESTLPISYQLFEFNKISLLTAKMDSTDYQLTLTGVKDRKNNISSKLESNFKAKPAPDTLAPQITFTNPRNGASINTLSPILEIRFDEIIPKTNIKAKLLCGNKEIPLKQLTTTGYIHRFQPTTELENYKSHILLITTETTDFSGNHLKNNYELQFLPILRK